TCGTCGTTTGTTTATTCTCCTTGCGCTACTACGACCTGCCTGATGTTTAATACATTCTAACTTTTGACAATTTTTCGAAATTCGTTGAATTTACCTCAGTACACCATCCCCTATGATCGGATTCCTCCTTTTTGACTTTTGTGAGTACTTGAATATACCACAGTTCATCATTATCCTGTCTGCCTGTTTTCTGTGCTCGGATTCTAAGTTTACTATAACTTTTGAGCGGCCTCTGTCTTTCAAAGTCATCTTTTGGAGTAGTTGAAAATGCCGAAAGTCAAACGGAAGAAAATAGGCTATCAAGCCTGCAACGCCTCGTCGCACGCGAAAGGCTGGGACTGGGAGTGCATCGTCCACCTTGGTCGTCAAAGAGGACGTCGCTGGAGCTGGCATGAGTAATATAAACGGTGAGTCTGTTACTGTAGGGGCTCCCTCGCCCATAGTTACCCCTCCCGGCGCTGCGCATAGTTCTGAGGCAACTCATAAAATTCAGGCGCCTTCAAATCCCCCCCGATACTCCGGTTACCCTCCCCATTTATGATGCTTCTGGCATTACCCCTCCGACACAGCCGGCTATGCTGAGCTGCGTATGCGATGAGCTGGGTAGTGAGGTTCCTCTTGGGATTAAAGAAAAGATTTGGAGTGGTGAATACTTTGATCTCGGTTTGCTGCTAAAAAGAGACGGCGCGCAGGTAGATTCCGCTCAATCATTCAGCCTCTGTTCTAGGGGGCTGCAGTAGTTTTGCGGCCACATAGCAAGCCCCCTGTGCTGTCTAATATTGAACAGTGGACATCAGCTTTTCTGATATTCGTGTCGATATATCTAGAGCATCATCCAGCTCGAGCTCGGGAATTATTAAAGTACATGGACATTGTACGTTCCATTGTtagatatggggggggggtcaattggCGGTCTTATGATGCGCAATTTCACCTCTGTTAGGTGCGTCACCCCTTTAGATCCTGGGCGTCAATCGACTCTGAACTATGGCTGACAATCGCAACAGCGAGCCACGGTTTTCAATATCCAGCCTCGTCATCCCTCGCCTCCAGGAGTCAGCCCTTTCGCCCATACGGGCGGGGAGCAAGCCGCATGCCCCCGTCTCGGCAATATGGTTCAAACCGCGTCGGCAGCCCCCGACCCCCACTGCTCTGTTACACATTCAATGACACCAGGTCATGCAGCCGAGTTAACTGCCATTTTCTGCACAGATGCAGTAACTGTTTAGCAACTTCCCATGGCGCCCACGCCTGCGTCAAACCCACCGCCGCCGCCAGTAGCAAACTGATGCCCGGCCCAAACACCaattaatttgaaatgcatGCTTCCTTTTCTTAATAAGTACGCCAGAGGCGTTGATGCCGCGCAACTTATTTCTGGGTTCCGATTCGGGTTCTCTCTTGGTTTCAATGGGATCCGTCACCCCGTTTCTTCACGAAATCTAAAATTGGCAGGGGAGCTTCCTAGTCACAAAATCGAATCCCAGCAGACAGTGTTGCGTCACTGCGAAACGCAAAAGAAGTTGACACTGAGACAATTGCAATCGCTTATCGGCAACCTTAACTTTGTGTGTAAAGCTGTTGCTCCAGGTAGGGCATTTCTTAGGCGTCTCATCGATTTGACTCGAGGCGTCCGCCGTCCGGAGCACCGAATTTGCATATTCAAAAGGGGCAAGAGCTGATTTACAGGCGTGGGCTCTGTTTTTATCCGAGTTTAATGGCACCGTCATGTTTTCTCATCCAAACTGGCGCTCAAATACCGAATTTCAGGTTTTCACCGATGGtgatcataattttaaaaatgtttcatgGCTCATGAATCATTATTACATAATTGTTATATATACTATACCATCACCTTTCATTTCTATGAATCAAAAgtgatttgttatgaaaattttgaaatgcaatttatgAGGAAACTGCTAATTATGAGAATagcaaaaaaattagaataatcgTACATGCCTCCTAAAACTTGATTTCAATTTTGTGTTGCTTTCCTAGCATTTGTTTCAATGAATACCTATATGATACACAGGCGGTGGTGTGGATGGGATGAATGAGCAGGTGGGTTAGGTGTGGGCATAAGTTTGTGTGTTAACAATGGATGGGTGTGTGGGAATCGTGTGTGTTAATATAATGTGAGATGTGGGGGTTAAGCCTAGTGGGGGAACAGTGGTGTGATTCTCTAATATAAGTATAAGAAGCActataatttcaattttctctaGTGCTTTCCAATTCATACCTGTAATTTATGCTGAAACATTTACAGGTAAATATGTAGAtaacctgattttttttaaatgaggaaTGCAcatctctttattcaaataggGAATACAATGACCTTGAACATAACATTCTTTTTTGGTTTGCCTTAACAATATGTGATGGTTCAAAGGCACTGTCAAATTGTTTGCATAAATTCCTCATAAAAAATAGACATTGTGTAACGTGGGCAATCTAAAGATGAAGATTATTTACCTCATATTATGCAATGACATACTAGCAAGCTATTGATTGAAATTGTATCCAGCAATGTCATTAATAATGATACTGACATATATTGGCTTggatttgcataaattattaatttttgggGATGGCAAGAGGAAAAATTGAAATCAGCATTAAAAGTTACCCTACAACACTGATTTTGGCGTGGTTCAGTTTTGTGGACCACGAAACTAAAAAAACTAGGCACATTGTTACAGGTCAGCCCACAGGCTAGAAGTTTTATTCTCTACATCTATTGAGCTCTCTATTGCGCAAGACATACATGTGTGCTTTGGCACCTGTGATATCTATTCTATCCATCTTCTTGTAAagtgtaaatatattttgtggGATCgtgcaatacatgtacatgagcgGCATCTGCCATAGTATTAAGTGTCATCCTAGCTCAGTGCCCTGTATTCATTTGCAGCTTTCATTCAAGGCATACCAAAGTAGGACACAACTTTGTCTATTTTCTATAGATATTAGGAGATCGGCTTTGCCAATTTCATAAACTGGTGACCCCGACGCGATCCTGataccttaatttttttttatcgccTTCTAttaatttctctctcatttcgcCATTATAGCTTCCTCTCGAGCTCTCACTTCGCTATTTTTGTCTAGCTTTCTCTTCTAATTTTTTAGTTCTTTTCAATCCTACAACATGACTACTTCTAATGTTTCCTCTACCCCTGAATCCCTTCTTTCTCCTGTTTCACCCTCTATTGCACCAGTAAGCATTAAGCTTCCACCATTCTGGACAAATGATCCAGAAATTTGGTTTGTCCAGGTGGAGGCCCAATTCCATACTAAGGGAATAAGCGTGGAGATCACAGAATTCAATTACGTGGTTGCCTCACTACAACAGGAGGAAGCTATGGAGGTGAGGGACATCATTACTGCTATTCCGAACGATAACCCATATCAGATATTGAAAGCTGCATTGGTCAAGTGAACGACTGTCTCCGAGCAGACGCGCCTCAATCGCCTGCTTTCAGGAGAGGAGCTCGGAGACAAATCGCCATCGCAACTCCTTCGGCAAATGCAGCAATTGATGGGGACGAGTAGAATGGAGGATTCAATTTTTCGGCAATTATTTTTGCAACGCTTGCCCACCAACGTGCAGGTCATCCTAACCGCGTCAAGTGATGGGGTGAGTTTGGTGGACTAAGCGGCACTAGCGGACAAAACTGTCGAAGTTGCCGGCCCTACTATCACATCCAATATATTCAATATCCATATCCTGCGCAACCTCCTCCACTCCCAGCGCACAAAGCTAATAAAGTCGACCAGCTCTCTGGGTAGGTTGCCCAGCTCACTGTGCAGGTCCAAGCGTTAACCGGCTCCATGCTGGAGAACTGGAGAGGTCGCAGTcggcagcgcaagcagaaagaCTCAAGCAAGCGCCAGTCGGTTTCGCGTAGCCTGCATCGCAGTGAGCAGCATGCGGGTGCCCAATGCTGATGTCACTGGAAGCATGGGAGCAGTGCTAAAAAGTGCATCAGTCCTTGCTCTTTCTCAAGACAGGCCCAGGGAAACAGTCCCGCCAAGGAATAGCGGCGACTAACCCCCTTGGCACAGCATGCAAGCTTCTCAGGTGAGTGATATAATGGACCAAACCCAAATGGATAAGTTTAATGGTACACTACCCTCTAACATTGCACATGAAAATGAGGTGGTGAGTCATTTAAAATTTTTGCAACTTTCCAATCATTAGAAAAACAAAGGAAGTTCTGATACAAAAACAAGACACAAAATTTAGGGTCTGGTTcatcatttttgaaaatggatAAGGATCAAAACCATCTACAAAGATGGAGGAAATGTCACTTTTGAATGATATGAAGTGTATGGCCCGTACGTATTCTGAACACTGGTTTAAATTAAAGCTTggtttgaagttgtggtttaattatggagagccaattggagcacaaatccctaacagtaggggaaggcggggtaagttgtgacagtttttgctttttgcatgttagaattgatatgattaataatcttgtcgaaataagtaccttgccttgaaatttaattcttctgaaatattttccacctatatataactttctatccccacactgaaagtcatcgtgacctttgaaaaaaacgatgtcaaatggctcaacttgccccatatatggggtaagtttgagccaccttctggggtaagttgagccatcaaaactatgtacaaaatgtatgggggagaaccagcatgtcaattttttgtttaaagcttttcacttgctaattctctataaatactaatatcctgtaaaaggaaaagagcagtcatgtaaatttgctcctttcagcctgcatttcaatcaattcttatggtttgtttgttttttaagatacattaccataggaattaccatgactcaacttgccccatgctgtttggctcaacttaccccagtccgaacttagtgcgataattttgtatccacacatttattatgcatccatcatataaaagactatgacaagaatgaagatccatacctggactaataatgttgttatcatgtctttattatatttaaagacgtgtgtatttataaagcacttatctatttcacactcttttttacttttttggctgaaattcatatttttccctctaaaaaactactttttgtttcaaagttggaaacaatgtggtggggttaggggttatgctatgggtcatcaatacatgacaccaccacaatgtctgacacattcattattggcctggggctggtggctcaacttgccccgatgctcaacttaccccgccttcccctacttatcCGATTTATCAACTCATTCGAAACTCAAATCATATTCATAGTTATCTGGGAATGAagactgaagtatttttctttatcatgaaagtgaaagggaaaaaaaagagtaaacaTAACAAAGGTACAATATAAActgaatttttggctccccataatttcaGCAGACTTGAACCATGGAGGAGAAAAAGACAAATACTAGTGACaccaacagaaaaaaagaaagaaaaaacctGTGTCAAGCGAAGCTGTCGTGAAAGCATGGGATTTTGACTGGCTGGAGTGGAGTGCTCCTCTGACAGGGCTctcctggggggcgtttcatcaacatttttgtctgacaagttgtcagatctgacatctttccttgattctgattggctgagaggcactgttgctatagtaactgtcggatagaatgggacttgtcggataaaacgtccgacaagtcctttcatgaaacgctctccaGGTCAACTGCCAGGCATGCTGATCCCACCACCCCAAAACATGAAGAACAATTACAGAGGATCCGTGACCAATTATCCTTTCATTTGCGGGAGAAAGAacacaaaaaaagttttcagctGTCCGAAACAGCCAGAGAGAGGGACAGGTCTTTGCAAATAGTAAGTGGACTTTACTTGTTGAGTTGAGCGAATTCCAAACGATAGATATAGAATAACAAGCTCACTTATGAATGCTTTCATTTCTGATCTCATCCAAACGGCTCATTGACACGGGTGTAAAGATGATTCCAATGACTAGCAAGAGTTAAAGGGTCATCTCAGAAATATACATGACTCTGATCTAACCTATAAATGCAGGAGACGTGACTTAGAaaatgaagaaggaaaaaatcCTTATTAGGAAGTACAGACGGCAGCAAGGGATAAAGGGAAGGAAATAAGATATAACAAATATGATGAAGcctcaataatatttcttcgAAGGAGTGATGCCAAGGAGCTTCAAATgaggaggaaggaggaaaagaaagagtTGTGCTGTGCACTGGTCACATCAACCCTACTGGGGGATAAAGCCTCGATGAGATTCCTTTGAAGGATAAAGGCCAAGGAGCCTTGATAAAGTTTCTTCAAGGGATGGAGGCCAAGAAGTGCTGTGTGCTGGTTGCATCAACATTGGGGCCTTTGAGATAAAACTGACCTCGAAACTCAGTTGGATTTGTTTGGAAGACTGTGAGTTATAGTAACAGGTCTACTCGGAGATAAGCTATTGTCATAATGGTTGCATGTAAGATACCATGTTTGGAATGTGATAGCTATTAAATGTACATAACTTATCAACTTATAATAATTTTAACTTCTTTTTAGTAGAGCAAAAAAGATTTCTATGACCTGAGCTCAATGTAAAGAGATGTACAAATGCTGAAATTATGTGAACTACAACTATATTCCACAAACCCAAGATCAAACTATTTTGAGAATGTCACACCCGAGGAGGGATATGCCCATGCCTATCCCTTTTCTTATATGCCTTGGTTGCAGAATTACAGTAAGTCAAATTATAACCCAAAACATTTTATCAAATGAGTGCATTCATAGCTCTTATTTCACAACTCTTTGGCAACATGTGGTTGATATGTCAAACTAACAAATACTACCATAACATATATTTCAAGAGTGAGCAAAATATACAATTGAATAATCCAATTTCTATGTATCTTTCAGCATATTTTGCACTGTCTCAGACCCACTCCATAATATCAGAAGTGGATATCTATACAATCTGAAATAGGTAATGTGTTTAACACTTAACACTGTTATTCAACACTATTCCTTGCTCAATCATTTCTAGTCttcaatatttatattatattggatggctcagaatggaataccagaacTATTCCAAGAGTTCGGGAAAATATTCCACGAATCACAGATGAGTGGGATATTGGCCCTaacgagtggaatatttctggtattttatgaaataaagccatccaatataatcattatcatctatCCCGCCCCCCATAAAAAAAGCGGGAGCAATTTTATTTAACAAGTCATATCACATTATGCCATTATCACTTCACAGGATCAATTTTGGTCGTTGACATGCGACTTGCATGTAGTTCATTACGACGTCATTGAgcgtaattgtgatctatgccACGTACCACCTTGCCTTCATTGTTGTACGTGTTGTATATTTCATACATTCGCGCACGTGCCCTGAACTGTTGAATATGCTCTCATATTCAATAgcaaattttgtacaggagcctatgGGATATTTGTCTGATTTCGGTCCTTTTTTAGGGATACGCCCCTGATACTGCACGGGCAAAAAAatgatgcagaccaaaatacACGTTTTTAATGCATCATTAAACACTCTATATAGATGAtaatacattatacatgtatctatctggCACTTGATATAACTTCTCTGTCTCTGGCAATGCTACATATATACAGACACATAAAGATTAATAACATGACACAGTTAcaatcaacagaaaaaaaaacatgatgaaaGACAATTCGATACCCAATCATTCCTTTTGCCATCCTCTCTACCCATATTTGCATAGTAAAACCTCCAACAAAATACAATATcaagtatatacatatatttcagAATATAATATATAACATGCAGCACTATTCAAATGTtgcatatcattattaattataATTGTTTGAAGTATTTAACCCCTTTTCAGTATTAACATGCAAAAGTCACCATCTAATGTCAAATGATACATATAAATCCTGCAAAGGTGAAATATTTTGGGAAAGTTAAGTATACCAACATTTGAATGAGTCAAATACCAAGTGAATCACAAGGCTATAAAAatatttgtccttttttttgtaaattagaatattttctacaaaaattgaaaatgctaCTTTTTTCAGTTTGCGACTCTTAGTCCACTTACTCCACTGCGATTCTGCAGTGGAGTTATTAACAGTCGCAAACAGACAAAACAACATGGCCTCACTAATCCACATGGATTATAAACACTGATTACAGGCAGAAAAATTCAAGCAACAAATTGAGAAATCCTGCTCGGTACTATTATTGCCATAGCTCCTCTTTGTTAAttaaaagttttgaataaaGTATCATAtatcaaactacatgtaagtaTAGGCCTCAATGTGGTTGACATTCATAGTTTTGGCGACACTGAATTTCCTAAGTTTCTTTATTCCAGCGGTttcctggggcccgtcttacaaagagttgcaattggtcaaatcaatcgcaactatggaaagccagcaaagtcaacatataaaatgcatgtttgttaaaaaaattctagatattaATGTACATatcaataaatttcttgccaatttggtgtgttctcctttgtttacagaggacattttgcaaatttcctggtGAAAAAATTccgacactgatggatttccatagaaaaATCACAAGCAGtcgtcagtaaaagaaaatccAGTAATGACTCGGCCTTAAACTATGCAATACATTACTATTTGTCCCCTTTTGACGTGGTAAAGATGACACACCAGCTGACGGCATATCCGGGTAAACAGTGCCCTCTATTGTTCGCAAGGCACGCAGTGTCACCTGACATCCAACTTGGATGGGGCTTCTTCAACGTACAACTGCATCTATACACAAGAAATGGAAAGATGATGTATGAAGCAAGATCATACCAATGACGAGGTCATCAATATTCATGGTGAAGATAGTGGCTAGTACAACACTGGGGGGGAGGgctcacaaagatttaagtatgacttatagtctcacttaaatgccgacacgATGATAGGCAACGATCAATCTTATCAattaatacgcagtagtgcacATCCTCTTGGTacaatctgaccaatgcggtcatgcctttttAACCAATCATAACTAGGCATTTAATTaatgcttaaatctttgtgaaacatcccccaaggtgtttcataaaactgttcttAAACTACGAGCTACTTTACAAATTACCCGTGATCCTATACTGTGGTAAATTATGTGCACCAAAATTTTGTTGATGTTGATTAGGCTCCTAATAAAGGATTACCACTCGTTCTGAAAGTCGCTCATGACCAACGAACAACTGTATGAAACTCCCAATCGTACCAAAAATGCCAGGCAAACATTTGGCCTTTAGACGAAAATGAAACCCTTAAAACTAGTTTAATTCCCATGAAAGAGAAATATCacagaaacagatcaatgaaagtttggcAAAGATGATGAACAGTAAGTAAGTTTTGAGCATTTGATTATTGAGATCACTAAGGCCCAAATTCAgtaaggtggttttgaaaacccacagttgagttcatggtttatgcagatttcctgtataaattacgcttgaTTTAGCGCGTATGACAAAATTGTCCAATACTGATGCGCGCTTTGGctacagtgcgccaaattgacgcctgttaccatagTTATCCAtgttattcatgagtccactgtttttattcatgagtctactCTTCacacagtggactcatgaataaaatagcgtatctaaccgtggtaacaggcgtcaattttgggcactgtgacaaaagcgcgcatcatcATTGAACACATTTTATAcatgcgcccgatacgcgctaaattaagcgtaatttatacggGAAATatgcataaaccatggtttcaaccgttggttttcaaaaccacctttgtgaatttgggcctaaAGCTTTAtagatcctccaattggcaatttATAGAGTTTCAGCTTAATATACAAATTTCTATAGGGTATAAATTTCCCACTAGAGAAAACTTCAGGAAACCATTTATCATCATACCTTCAAGAGATCTGACGAGACAGCTTTGAGTGGAACAAGGGTTGCATCATCCATAGTACACATGTGATCATCAGCCTCTATCCAGGGAAACTcctttatcaaaataaagaaagaagaacagtgTCACAGGCAACATTGTCAATAGTCAATAATGAGCTAGGGCAGCTGGCGATTTTGCCCATATGACAGCCAAATACTTCCTTTACTCTCCACAATTCCTCATTCTTCATCGTAACCATTTTCTCCAAATTGCCCCACTCTGCCCAAAAAGTTGTCAAAACATTTTGCTCTACAATAGTTTATGCAGGGAACAATTGTGCTTATCAAACTGGTCAGAAGAGAAAAGCTCTCGgctatttttttctaaacagtCTTGTGTCAAATTCTGCTAGACAATAGATTTTTTAGAGTagaagtctttaaaaaaaatagagcaAATTGCAACAAGGtacaaagaaaattatttcctgATATGCCATGAGACTTCTATCTGAGTAAGTCCAATGGTTACATGTATGCTTTTACAACTATGAATTACCTTTATGGGTAACAAACAAGTAGCCCCCACTTAGCCCTAACAGTTTGACTAAAACTAGCTTTGTAAGATTTTGTTCACATCTCTCAATGTCATAAGTATATTGTTGTGACTAGGAAAAGCACAGTACATAAATAATTAAtgtttataattctattttcAGAATTATACTCTTATACAAATGAATCAAAGCCTTACCTGTAAAAGTTGCCTATCATGTGACTCCATTGTTGCAGATCCCTTTGTGTAAACCAGTAAAGAAAACGtgcaatctgaaaaaaaaacatcaggaTTTCATGCTTAAACAAAGTTTTAGAATTCCTTGTTTTTTTCCCCTCTCAGTCAACAAGATGTCAATGGATTTCATTATAAGTGATAGTATTAACACCATTTGTCTCTCACCTCTTGGAAGTGAATGCAAGACGGCATCACACGTATTCAGCCTCAGTAAAAAAGCTCTTAGACTCTGCTCTAGTCTCTCCAGCCGATTCTCTATGCTgtaaaaaggaaagagaatacAGAAAAGCAATGGTtcaaaaaacaattaaaatccATTACTACAACGCAAATGTAGTAGGAGGAAGTGGAagaggaaaagagaagaaagaactTTTTTAAGCACTAAATGATTTTCAGGTGCAATTTTTTGGGGGACTTCATTTTTATAACGAATTTTAAAAAACAGGTTACAAGTAAAACCTTGTAGCTCAGATTTTTATAAGTCCAATCAATGTTAGAATATGCctttaactacattttgtttaaataaaaccCCCAAAACAGGAACAGAACTGctaatatatatcaaaatttcattatttaaacagaaaaagggcataaaacatgataaaactATGAACTCAGTCATGACATACCTATCAACTTTCTTTGTTGAGGGCCTGGCAATCTCAAAGACGAATCTTTCAACAGCAATGTGTTTGgaattcaaaataacaacagtaACACATTGGACTTCATCCTGTTAAAATCAGATCAAGGAAGAAAATTTAGTAAAAGCATTTTAGACAATTTCATATCacattagaaaaaaatcattacagaTTTTTCAACATTACAAAATGCACTCTGTATTTTTCTCCTATGAccttattttgtatatattgtaataacaatatacagtGTCTGCAGATTGAAGGGGTATCTGGCCATGAGCTGTGTGAAAGGTAGAAAATAAGACCAACTCGAAagttaaagtttgaaaaatactGGATAAAGAAAGTCACATTCTTCATGCAAAATGGAGTATGTAAATCTAATTGGCAATTTGTTCAGTATATAGTGGTAAATGGTATTCTTTCTCATCTTTTATTTGTTCATCAGgaatattgaaaacaaaatctttcCTTACtactttttaaacaattttacgACCTCTCCCCGCAGATTATGATTATCATAGGAAGAATACTGATGTATCCAGGCAATGGGCAAGGAGTCAATAAACTACATATTATGTGGCCAATTTTATATCCCCTTAGGTATGTACAGATTACAacttgatatatacatgtagcttctgAAAAATCTTACAATTTCATATAGTTTGTCTGATTTGTTCAAACTAACacaaattttcctcttttttcattGAATACAGCTTTttcaattgggcaaaatacaCTTttaacttattcatttttttaataataaatgtTATTACCTTGATAACATGTGGTTTGATACCCATAACAGCATCTGTTATGTACTGATTCAGCTCCGGATGATGGGATAGCTGTAAAATGTAAAAGAGGCAGAGACCAGATAGTCATCAGATTccactttaaagataaatgaaagtagttgcagtaaacactgatttcacgagatagtctgtaaaaccaggcttaattgtcactttatcatcaaggatctagatctggtacagtgaACTtggtgaaatcttgaaatctatgctgaaaaatgttcacactgaagatcaccaacacagataagtgcatgtgggacagtgtattattattgcctTATTGACAGAATCCTGggagcaattacacaatttcttccagaatcctttggcacatatttcttattaatacaaacagacactttggtggtcatttcattggattctgtacaaactcattttgaaatcgttacaacaactggcatttatctttaaggaATAGTAATGATGAAATGGGACATTGAATATTTTGAATGTGAATAAAAGGCCACATAAGggccaatcaatcaattaaaagAAATCTATTTGGGGAGAGGAATAACACTTAAAAATGCTAATGTAGACCTATATCTGACAATGATTTCATATTAGCCTGAACAGTGTTACTATTACCTCATAGACCCATttactttgaaataatttttcatttttttttaagagatgATACAAGCCTCTAGAAATTTCATTACTTGCCCTGTTgacaaatgatgaaaattttgcttgcctgatagaacaagtggaatgcctatGGCCGTCTCActtgcatcacgcgattcaatatagcagcagtgctgactttgaaaactaatctaactcgcacaagatgttcagtgatacatggttac
This window of the Lytechinus variegatus isolate NC3 chromosome 14, Lvar_3.0, whole genome shotgun sequence genome carries:
- the LOC121427778 gene encoding mitotic spindle assembly checkpoint protein MAD2B-like, coding for MESKGCQDLNLSHVSADILCEFLEVAVHQILYIRELYPLGIFERKQKYNVPVQLSHHPELNQYITDAVMGIKPHVIKDEVQCVTVVILNSKHIAVERFVFEIARPSTKKVDSIENRLERLEQSLRAFLLRLNTCDAVLHSLPRDCTFSLLVYTKGSATMESHDRQLLQEFPWIEADDHMCTMDDATLVPLKAVSSDLLKMQLYVEEAPSKLDVR